A genomic segment from Methanoplanus limicola DSM 2279 encodes:
- a CDS encoding NAD-dependent epimerase/dehydratase family protein: MKYVITGGAGFIGSNIAEALSSDKNIEIIIIDDLSSGKVENIEIFDDKKNITFINGSITNSDLPEETVKGADGIFHQAAIASVQKSVEEPDMTNEVNLTGTLNVLNAARKNNVSKVVMASSAAVYGDNPNMPLGEDEKPKPMTPYAVQKLTGEYYAEVFSALYNVSATALRYFNVYGPRQDPKSPYSGVISIFSDKISAGEPITIYGDGRQTRDFIYVGDVVRANLSAMGLEYSNGFRKCPGASGGVYNVATGRETDLLELASALMEINHREVYINFEERRPGDINKSLASVKKAAAPYEEGGLGFSAQTEIKEGLLKLKDYNENVKR, translated from the coding sequence ATGAAGTATGTCATAACCGGCGGAGCAGGTTTTATCGGCTCAAACATTGCAGAAGCCCTCTCCTCAGACAAAAACATTGAGATCATCATCATCGATGACCTGTCATCCGGAAAGGTGGAGAATATTGAGATCTTTGATGATAAGAAAAATATCACATTTATTAATGGCTCCATCACAAATTCCGATCTGCCTGAAGAGACAGTAAAAGGTGCTGACGGCATCTTTCACCAGGCAGCCATAGCATCAGTGCAGAAATCTGTTGAAGAGCCGGATATGACAAACGAAGTCAACCTCACAGGCACATTAAATGTCTTAAATGCCGCCCGGAAAAATAACGTCAGTAAAGTGGTTATGGCATCCTCAGCAGCAGTGTACGGAGACAACCCAAATATGCCGCTTGGTGAGGATGAGAAGCCAAAACCGATGACACCCTATGCAGTCCAGAAACTGACAGGAGAATATTATGCAGAGGTATTCTCCGCATTATACAATGTCTCGGCAACCGCCCTCAGGTACTTCAATGTCTATGGCCCAAGACAGGACCCGAAATCCCCATATTCAGGAGTGATATCAATATTTTCTGACAAAATCTCAGCCGGAGAACCGATCACAATATACGGTGACGGCCGCCAGACGAGGGACTTTATCTATGTCGGCGATGTGGTACGGGCAAACCTCTCCGCAATGGGCCTTGAATACAGTAACGGATTCAGAAAATGTCCGGGTGCATCAGGCGGCGTGTATAATGTCGCAACCGGAAGAGAGACAGATCTGCTGGAGCTTGCCTCAGCACTGATGGAGATAAACCACAGAGAGGTTTATATTAACTTTGAAGAGAGGCGGCCCGGCGACATAAACAAGTCACTTGCCAGCGTAAAAAAAGCAGCCGCACCTTACGAAGAAGGCGGACTTGGATTCTCTGCACAAACAGAGATAAAAGAAGGCCTGTTAAAACTCAAAGACTATAATGAAAATGTGAAAAGATAA
- a CDS encoding SWIM zinc finger family protein, with product MSWYYTPSQPYGVKGGLTAKSKRGDIGTSWWSKGIQEGFLPHSYDSYISRGKNYARRGQVISVKTEEGQVTGYVQGSERTPYKVTVNFGYAEENSGHEKALVHYLNENYTSFLRMLSGDLTEDFSRDIRKNTGFTLVPEGRFSLKTRCSCPVGSEVCKHTLAVLFILSEQLDEDPMLLFTLAGMDKERVIGEVRDLQYRGESADEESEFTDNLPSSEGTFWHMGDNLKKAGYFDPGDEIAVLSSVSGDLYKGLMKNTSPYDNTGSISEDVDKLRIKAMKRAADLLRSSEYYSEMLHLFSFLAEE from the coding sequence ATGAGCTGGTACTACACACCCTCGCAGCCGTACGGTGTTAAGGGCGGGCTTACTGCAAAGAGCAAAAGGGGCGACATAGGCACTTCCTGGTGGTCAAAAGGGATTCAGGAGGGTTTTCTGCCTCATTCTTATGACAGCTATATCTCAAGGGGTAAGAACTATGCCCGGAGGGGGCAGGTAATCTCAGTTAAGACTGAAGAGGGCCAAGTTACGGGCTATGTACAGGGGAGTGAGAGAACACCGTATAAAGTTACTGTTAATTTTGGTTATGCTGAGGAGAATTCCGGTCATGAAAAAGCCCTTGTGCATTACCTGAATGAAAATTATACTTCATTTTTAAGGATGCTCTCCGGAGATCTGACTGAGGATTTCAGCCGTGATATCAGGAAGAATACCGGGTTTACTCTTGTACCGGAGGGACGGTTTTCACTTAAAACACGGTGTTCATGTCCTGTGGGTTCTGAAGTATGCAAACATACTCTTGCTGTTTTATTTATTCTGTCAGAGCAGCTGGATGAGGACCCAATGCTTCTCTTCACTCTTGCCGGTATGGATAAGGAGAGGGTTATTGGTGAGGTGAGAGATCTTCAGTACAGGGGAGAAAGTGCTGATGAAGAATCTGAATTTACAGATAATCTGCCAAGCAGTGAAGGTACATTCTGGCATATGGGTGATAATCTTAAAAAAGCGGGATATTTTGATCCCGGCGATGAAATTGCCGTTTTAAGTTCTGTATCGGGAGATCTCTATAAGGGGCTGATGAAGAATACATCACCTTATGACAACACCGGAAGTATATCTGAGGATGTTGATAAGCTGAGGATTAAAGCGATGAAGCGCGCTGCAGATCTCCTCCGTTCATCTGAATACTATAGTGAAATGCTCCATCTGTTCTCCTTTTTGGCTGAAGAGTGA
- a CDS encoding DEAD/DEAH box helicase: MTDNKTTTDIKTGPEVTLHAFWDREEDSLVIWGEDFTKTGDKPKRKRKKNVPHPFAASPATLIISLEKLFPGTIASVTTGSSSIMLPGDKSGTPLSSSEEIPEDYKTSGFIVPTLSIRSKDLFFLLESVNQDSEVSAGDSLEYWRLCLSYTVFITSAGLIVPKVHYDYPDTLRTGWMPVKFGYTMKNYHSLLESSAPKVALSGGEEQEEVFESFISSAIKAVVGQSLGPKSGGNRKEKRVSHRTSVDQQFIEYLKGERDQFTSEEYKLGNFARVMKPHLEQAESKAREYENELRQSLEDVFIPLIRVSNNPDNIYSDWLLTFGFQSESDPSQIYSTYDFWSDPAISEYSKAGYLKAINEGSEIYPLLKESAGDMYREPVILPADDAFDLLLNYSAKLEESGFVIETPSWWKKPAKKAGLKVSVESDDENDFSASSIADFSWEVAVGSTKLNAEEFEDLVMQKIPVIKYRGNWIRLNADEIKSQIERLKKRFPDGKVTAAEMLRLDAEEDTEVCVKGRAGEMLAAIREPGKMPQVSLPETFTGTLRPYQERGLCWLSYMLGFGFGTCLADDMGLGKTIQLIAYLASDPDGTEKTLIVAPMSVLGNWKREINRFLPGADVYIHHGAARSKGEDFVSVIQEHRIILTTYQLIPRDAEVFENMEWDLIVLDEAQNIKNHRTKQSRTVRKLNGRKKVALTGTPVENRLQELWSIMDFLNPGFLGTYTDFKAIYGDSKLNENSGEVLRRLIRPFMLRRLKSDKTIIQDLPDKMEMKVFCPLSEEQAALYAASVAEMLEDIEESSGIERKGRVLRALTRLKQICNHPALFLKEGKLKEGQSGKLDRLVEMLEEVTENDEKALIFTQYATFADLLKDYLIAEAKVPVYLIHGGVSRGQREIMINRFQKSAGPAIFILSLKAGGTGLNLTAASHVFHIDRWWNPAVESQATDRAYRIGQDKNVQVRMMISSGTLEEKIDAMIERKKDLADKVLTSGDKWLTDLSNDEIRDIITLRVEEDELL, from the coding sequence ATGACAGATAATAAAACTACGACAGATATCAAAACCGGACCGGAAGTTACCCTGCATGCATTCTGGGACAGGGAGGAGGATTCCCTCGTCATATGGGGTGAGGACTTCACAAAAACAGGGGATAAGCCAAAGAGAAAGCGAAAGAAGAACGTTCCTCATCCATTCGCTGCAAGTCCTGCAACCCTGATAATCTCCCTTGAAAAGTTATTCCCGGGTACCATAGCATCTGTCACAACCGGAAGTTCATCTATAATGCTTCCCGGAGATAAATCCGGCACACCTCTCTCCTCCTCAGAAGAAATTCCGGAAGACTACAAAACTTCCGGATTCATAGTTCCCACATTATCCATAAGATCAAAAGATCTCTTCTTCCTCCTTGAATCTGTGAATCAGGATTCAGAGGTCTCTGCCGGAGATTCACTTGAATACTGGAGATTATGCCTCTCATATACTGTATTCATCACATCAGCAGGGCTAATAGTTCCAAAAGTTCATTACGACTATCCCGACACCTTACGGACCGGGTGGATGCCTGTTAAATTCGGCTATACGATGAAGAATTATCACAGCCTGCTTGAGAGTTCAGCCCCAAAGGTTGCCCTTTCCGGTGGTGAAGAACAGGAAGAGGTCTTTGAATCATTCATCAGTTCTGCGATAAAAGCAGTGGTTGGTCAGTCATTAGGGCCAAAATCCGGCGGTAACCGAAAGGAGAAGAGAGTAAGCCACAGAACCTCTGTGGATCAACAGTTCATTGAATATCTGAAAGGTGAGAGGGATCAGTTCACATCTGAAGAATACAAGCTCGGCAATTTCGCGCGTGTCATGAAGCCACACCTTGAACAGGCTGAATCAAAAGCAAGGGAGTATGAGAACGAACTGAGGCAGTCGCTGGAAGATGTTTTCATACCGCTCATCAGGGTGAGCAATAATCCGGATAACATCTACTCAGACTGGCTGCTCACATTTGGCTTTCAGTCTGAAAGTGACCCTTCGCAGATATATTCCACATATGACTTCTGGAGCGACCCTGCCATATCTGAATACTCAAAGGCAGGATATTTAAAAGCCATAAATGAGGGTTCTGAGATATATCCGCTCTTAAAGGAGAGTGCCGGTGATATGTACAGGGAACCTGTAATTCTTCCGGCAGACGATGCATTTGACCTTCTCCTGAACTACTCGGCTAAGCTTGAAGAGAGCGGCTTTGTCATTGAAACCCCGTCATGGTGGAAGAAGCCTGCCAAAAAGGCCGGGCTTAAGGTTTCGGTTGAGTCTGACGATGAGAATGACTTTTCAGCTTCATCAATAGCGGATTTCAGCTGGGAGGTTGCCGTTGGCAGTACAAAACTGAACGCTGAAGAGTTTGAAGACCTCGTAATGCAGAAAATTCCGGTGATAAAATACCGTGGCAACTGGATAAGACTGAACGCCGATGAGATAAAATCGCAGATTGAGCGCTTAAAGAAGAGATTTCCGGACGGAAAAGTCACCGCTGCAGAGATGCTGCGCCTTGATGCAGAGGAGGATACTGAGGTCTGCGTAAAGGGGCGCGCAGGTGAGATGCTCGCCGCCATACGAGAACCCGGGAAAATGCCGCAGGTCAGCCTGCCGGAAACATTCACCGGCACACTTCGCCCGTATCAGGAGAGGGGGCTGTGCTGGCTCTCGTACATGCTTGGATTTGGATTCGGTACATGCCTTGCCGATGATATGGGTCTTGGAAAGACGATACAGCTTATAGCATATCTTGCATCAGATCCGGACGGCACAGAAAAGACATTAATAGTTGCGCCTATGTCAGTCCTTGGCAACTGGAAGAGGGAGATCAACCGCTTCCTGCCCGGTGCCGATGTGTACATACACCACGGTGCCGCAAGATCGAAGGGTGAGGATTTTGTCAGTGTCATACAGGAGCACAGGATTATCCTTACGACATATCAGCTGATTCCGCGTGACGCCGAAGTTTTTGAAAATATGGAATGGGATTTAATCGTCCTTGATGAAGCCCAGAATATTAAAAATCACAGGACAAAGCAGTCCAGAACTGTCCGTAAATTAAACGGCAGAAAGAAGGTCGCCCTGACCGGAACTCCGGTTGAAAACCGCCTCCAGGAACTGTGGTCCATAATGGACTTTTTAAACCCCGGATTTTTAGGCACTTATACTGACTTCAAAGCGATTTATGGTGACTCTAAGCTCAATGAAAATTCCGGTGAGGTACTAAGAAGGCTGATACGTCCGTTCATGCTCAGGAGACTTAAGTCTGATAAAACTATTATTCAGGACCTCCCGGATAAGATGGAGATGAAGGTATTCTGTCCGCTCTCTGAAGAGCAGGCAGCACTGTATGCCGCATCTGTTGCAGAGATGCTTGAAGATATTGAGGAATCTTCCGGAATTGAGAGAAAAGGGCGTGTGCTCCGTGCACTTACGCGGCTTAAGCAGATCTGCAACCACCCGGCACTATTCCTCAAAGAGGGAAAGTTAAAGGAGGGTCAGTCCGGAAAACTTGACAGGCTTGTTGAGATGCTTGAGGAGGTGACTGAAAATGATGAGAAGGCCCTCATATTCACGCAGTATGCCACATTTGCAGATCTCTTAAAGGATTATCTCATAGCTGAGGCGAAGGTGCCGGTTTATCTTATCCACGGCGGAGTAAGCCGGGGCCAGAGGGAGATTATGATCAACCGTTTCCAGAAATCCGCCGGACCGGCGATATTTATACTGTCTCTTAAAGCCGGAGGAACGGGCTTAAACCTCACCGCTGCCTCTCATGTATTCCACATAGACCGCTGGTGGAATCCGGCGGTTGAATCCCAGGCAACAGACCGTGCATATCGTATAGGTCAGGATAAAAATGTGCAGGTGCGTATGATGATCTCGTCCGGAACTTTAGAGGAGAAGATTGATGCAATGATTGAGAGAAAGAAGGACCTTGCGGATAAGGTGCTGACTTCCGGAGATAAATGGCTTACTGATCTCTCCAATGACGAGATAAGGGATATAATAACACTCAGAGTTGAGGAGGATGAACTCTTATGA
- a CDS encoding acyltransferase translates to MGTMDRDIPDTINKTDMPDTYGINRLGDGGHIFKSVTLGFPSRENLDKIKNTEEIRTSGSFGNTGREDFNGVTIGDNFTLRPGTVIYSDVTIGDNFSSGHSVMIREKTTIGDNVSVGSSVIIEGNCTIGNNVSLQSLVYIPTDVIIEDDVFIGPNAVLTNDPYPPRGGIKGPVIKKGASIGANATILPGVVIGEGALVAAGAVVTKDVPDGVLAVGAPARFKELPEGARR, encoded by the coding sequence ATGGGTACAATGGACAGAGATATACCTGACACAATCAATAAAACCGATATGCCTGACACATATGGCATAAACAGACTGGGGGACGGGGGGCATATTTTTAAGAGTGTTACCCTTGGCTTTCCCTCAAGGGAGAATCTGGATAAAATCAAAAACACTGAGGAGATCAGAACTTCCGGTAGTTTTGGAAATACCGGCAGAGAAGATTTCAACGGAGTTACCATCGGTGACAACTTTACATTAAGACCTGGAACTGTCATCTACAGTGATGTTACTATAGGGGATAATTTCTCATCCGGACATTCGGTGATGATTCGGGAGAAGACGACTATCGGGGATAATGTCTCTGTCGGCAGTTCTGTAATAATTGAAGGCAACTGTACAATCGGGAATAATGTCTCACTGCAGAGCCTTGTGTACATCCCGACCGATGTAATAATTGAGGATGACGTCTTCATCGGCCCAAATGCTGTACTTACTAATGACCCGTATCCTCCACGCGGTGGCATCAAAGGTCCGGTGATAAAGAAAGGCGCCTCAATCGGTGCCAATGCAACGATTCTTCCGGGAGTTGTAATTGGTGAGGGTGCACTTGTCGCTGCCGGAGCGGTTGTGACAAAGGATGTGCCGGACGGGGTTTTGGCAGTCGGTGCTCCGGCACGGTTTAAGGAGTTACCTGAGGGAGCCAGGAGATGA
- a CDS encoding DegT/DnrJ/EryC1/StrS family aminotransferase, translating into MIPVAKPFIGEEEIEAVAGVMRSGMIACGSVVSEFEKEFSEFIGTKEAVGVNSGTAALHAALLALGISKGDDVIVPSFTFFATASAVSLCGAKPVCVDVDEKTFNISPDEIMENLSFRTKAVIGVHLFGQAFDLKPVTEICEDNNLLLIEDCAQAHGAEYKGKKVGSFGDAGCFSFYPTKNMTTGEGGMITCNDSKSSDKIRRIINHGQSEKYLHTEIGYNMRMSDIDAAIGRVQFSKLSVMNKLRRRNAGIYDSEILHQGITKPFNNPDCLHVYHQYAVLVEDNFPMERDELMKYLASNGIGSAVHYPVPVHRQPVYADMPNPKCPVADDLSRRILSLPVHPGVSEDECRYICEVINEISG; encoded by the coding sequence ATGATTCCGGTTGCAAAACCCTTCATAGGAGAGGAGGAAATCGAAGCAGTTGCCGGGGTTATGAGATCGGGAATGATAGCCTGCGGGTCTGTTGTCTCAGAATTTGAGAAGGAATTTTCAGAATTTATAGGTACAAAAGAGGCAGTTGGCGTTAATTCCGGAACTGCGGCTCTTCATGCAGCACTTCTTGCACTTGGAATCTCCAAAGGCGATGATGTGATTGTTCCGTCTTTTACATTCTTCGCCACCGCATCAGCGGTCAGTCTCTGCGGTGCAAAGCCGGTCTGTGTGGATGTTGATGAAAAGACATTTAATATAAGTCCGGATGAGATTATGGAGAATCTGTCCTTCCGGACAAAGGCTGTAATCGGTGTCCATCTCTTCGGGCAGGCTTTTGATCTAAAGCCTGTTACGGAGATCTGTGAGGACAATAATCTTCTCTTAATTGAGGACTGTGCACAGGCACATGGTGCAGAATATAAAGGCAAAAAAGTCGGCTCTTTTGGTGATGCCGGGTGCTTCTCGTTTTATCCCACCAAAAATATGACCACCGGAGAAGGTGGTATGATAACCTGCAATGATTCTAAGTCATCTGATAAGATAAGAAGAATCATCAATCACGGGCAGAGTGAGAAGTACTTACATACTGAAATCGGGTACAATATGAGAATGTCTGATATTGATGCAGCAATCGGCAGGGTGCAGTTCTCAAAGCTTTCTGTGATGAATAAGCTCCGGCGGAGAAATGCCGGGATTTATGACTCGGAAATTCTTCATCAGGGAATTACAAAGCCATTTAATAACCCGGACTGTCTGCATGTGTATCACCAGTATGCGGTTTTGGTGGAAGATAATTTCCCGATGGAAAGGGATGAGCTTATGAAATATCTGGCCTCTAATGGTATTGGTTCAGCAGTTCATTATCCTGTACCGGTTCACAGGCAGCCGGTTTATGCAGATATGCCAAACCCGAAATGTCCTGTTGCAGATGACTTAAGCAGAAGAATTCTGAGCCTTCCTGTACATCCGGGTGTGAGTGAGGATGAGTGCAGGTATATCTGTGAGGTTATCAACGAAATCTCCGGATGA
- a CDS encoding nucleotide sugar dehydrogenase, protein MSSKIKGLLRARGPIKKIGVIGMGYVGIPAAVLFADAPEFDYVYGFQRDSITSGYKIDMLNSGESPLKGEEPGLDELIKKVTGNAESGGDGESSGKSAGRRKFECTSDFSRLSECDAITLAIQTPFKSREDLIPDFTPLIKGLRNAGRYLTPGTLVVLESTITPGTTEGMAREILEEESGLVAGEDFCLAHAPERVMVGRLLRNIREHDRIVGGIKSYDADGRVLDGIDSPNTKRAMELYGPVLTKGKLIPMSATAAEVTKTAENTFRDLQIAAANQLALYCEAMGINFYDVRRGVDSLKGEGITRAMLLPGAGVGGHCLTKDTYHLERGVKIVNEGLKLKFSVGTPDASVSTEPFETPDASVYTEPFETPEPFEPLDPLDFPEGKESLYVLARQINDFMPHHMFTLTKSALRRAGKVLEGPENEIKIALLGWAFLANSDDARDTPAEVYYKLCKDAGAEVSIHDPHVLSYPGLDEGDNISHDLDEVIAGADVIAVLAGHKEYFSMKPEEISGTAGVKCPAIVDGRNVIDPDMWIDSGFIYKGIGRGDKNVHRLILSRQHISKSPEMKS, encoded by the coding sequence ATGAGCAGTAAAATTAAAGGTCTTCTGAGAGCCAGAGGGCCGATTAAAAAGATCGGGGTAATCGGTATGGGTTATGTCGGAATTCCGGCGGCAGTGCTCTTCGCTGATGCACCGGAGTTTGATTATGTCTATGGATTTCAGCGTGATTCCATAACTTCCGGATATAAGATTGATATGCTCAACTCCGGCGAAAGCCCGCTTAAAGGTGAGGAGCCGGGACTTGATGAGCTAATTAAAAAGGTCACAGGGAATGCAGAATCCGGTGGAGATGGGGAATCTTCCGGAAAATCTGCTGGCAGAAGGAAGTTTGAATGTACTTCTGATTTTTCCAGGCTTTCCGAGTGTGATGCTATAACCCTTGCAATACAGACACCTTTTAAGAGCAGAGAGGATCTCATCCCGGATTTTACTCCATTAATAAAGGGCCTTAGAAATGCCGGCAGGTATTTGACTCCCGGAACTCTTGTGGTTTTGGAGTCAACTATTACTCCAGGAACAACTGAAGGTATGGCAAGGGAGATTCTTGAGGAAGAATCCGGACTTGTTGCAGGTGAGGACTTCTGCCTTGCCCATGCACCGGAGAGGGTTATGGTTGGCCGGCTTCTGAGAAACATCCGTGAGCATGACAGGATTGTCGGCGGAATAAAAAGTTATGATGCAGACGGAAGAGTTCTGGACGGCATTGACTCACCAAACACAAAGCGTGCGATGGAGTTGTACGGTCCGGTTCTGACAAAGGGTAAGCTGATTCCTATGAGTGCAACGGCAGCCGAGGTTACAAAGACTGCCGAGAATACCTTCAGGGATTTGCAGATTGCAGCAGCTAATCAGCTGGCACTTTACTGTGAGGCAATGGGCATCAACTTCTATGATGTCAGAAGAGGTGTTGACTCACTTAAAGGTGAGGGAATTACACGGGCAATGCTTCTCCCCGGTGCCGGTGTCGGCGGCCATTGTTTAACGAAGGACACCTATCACCTGGAGCGTGGAGTAAAGATCGTCAACGAGGGATTAAAACTAAAATTCAGTGTCGGAACACCAGATGCCTCCGTTTCTACTGAACCCTTTGAAACACCTGATGCCTCCGTGTATACTGAACCCTTTGAAACACCTGAGCCTTTTGAACCTCTTGACCCTCTTGACTTTCCGGAAGGAAAGGAATCACTGTATGTTCTTGCCCGGCAGATAAATGACTTCATGCCCCATCATATGTTTACCCTGACAAAGTCGGCCCTCAGGCGTGCCGGAAAAGTTTTAGAGGGGCCGGAAAACGAGATCAAAATCGCCCTGCTCGGATGGGCCTTCCTTGCCAACTCCGATGATGCACGGGATACTCCGGCGGAAGTTTACTACAAACTCTGCAAAGATGCCGGTGCAGAAGTGAGCATCCATGACCCTCATGTTCTCAGTTATCCCGGACTTGACGAAGGTGACAACATCTCACATGACCTTGATGAAGTCATTGCCGGTGCTGATGTTATCGCTGTTCTTGCCGGACATAAGGAATATTTCAGTATGAAGCCGGAGGAAATATCCGGAACAGCAGGGGTAAAATGTCCTGCAATAGTTGACGGCCGGAATGTTATTGATCCTGATATGTGGATTGATTCAGGTTTTATCTACAAAGGCATTGGGCGTGGTGATAAGAATGTTCACAGGTTAATTTTATCCAGGCAGCACATATCCAAATCTCCGGAAATGAAATCATAA
- a CDS encoding HepT-like ribonuclease domain-containing protein, which produces MGKTYCKRQPEYSLHKSLWTDVEMKQICNYCIKAGRHHLLITVPAGMYTGLRSEILFTIPQFPSMVMEMSTDTLFHTAIEALVDIAIIIETSMSESQKVGDYEKFAALFDGGFIGLDEYNGLRRLNGFRNAVVHAYDSLILDEIYDNYESIINDIGQITQLFCEKL; this is translated from the coding sequence TTGGGCAAAACCTATTGTAAAAGGCAACCGGAGTATTCTCTTCATAAATCTTTGTGGACAGATGTGGAGATGAAACAAATCTGTAATTACTGCATTAAGGCTGGAAGACATCATCTTTTGATTACCGTGCCGGCAGGAATGTACACAGGACTCCGGAGTGAGATATTATTTACTATTCCACAGTTTCCTTCAATGGTTATGGAAATGTCAACTGATACATTGTTTCATACAGCCATTGAGGCACTTGTTGACATAGCTATAATTATTGAAACAAGCATGAGTGAAAGTCAGAAGGTCGGAGATTATGAAAAATTTGCTGCTTTATTTGATGGTGGATTTATTGGTCTTGATGAATATAATGGTCTCCGAAGACTAAATGGTTTTAGAAATGCGGTTGTTCATGCATATGACTCTCTGATACTTGATGAAATATATGATAATTATGAATCAATCATCAATGATATTGGGCAAATAACTCAGCTTTTCTGTGAAAAATTATGA
- a CDS encoding acylphosphatase, with amino-acid sequence MFSVHIMQLMKRVQVIADGYVQRVGYRDFVQKETFCRDITGYVKNLDDGKVEIIAEGSEEELQAFVSRINITKYPINVTECNVSWQESKEEFKKFEIKRGDREEETFERLDYAGKMLYEILEFSKETLDVSKETRDISRETLEVSKETLDNSRVSLRLQNNMLDKQDQMIEIGKETKDEIAELRTSTGKYLDEEFKEIRKELVSIKDALARAGIKV; translated from the coding sequence ATGTTTTCAGTTCATATTATGCAGTTAATGAAGAGGGTTCAGGTCATCGCTGACGGGTATGTCCAGAGGGTGGGCTATAGGGATTTTGTCCAGAAGGAAACTTTCTGCCGGGATATTACAGGATATGTTAAAAACCTCGATGATGGCAAAGTTGAAATTATCGCTGAAGGAAGTGAAGAGGAACTTCAGGCTTTTGTTTCACGAATCAATATAACAAAATATCCAATTAACGTTACTGAATGCAATGTTTCATGGCAGGAATCAAAAGAAGAATTTAAAAAATTTGAGATTAAAAGAGGCGATCGGGAGGAAGAAACTTTTGAGAGACTGGATTACGCCGGGAAAATGCTGTATGAAATCCTTGAGTTCTCAAAAGAAACCCTTGATGTCTCAAAAGAAACACGTGATATCTCAAGAGAAACTCTTGAAGTCTCAAAAGAAACCCTGGACAATTCAAGGGTTTCTCTCAGACTTCAGAACAATATGCTGGATAAACAGGATCAGATGATTGAGATTGGAAAAGAGACAAAAGATGAGATTGCTGAACTTAGAACAAGTACTGGTAAATATCTTGATGAGGAATTCAAAGAGATCAGGAAGGAACTTGTCTCTATAAAAGATGCCCTGGCAAGAGCGGGTATTAAAGTCTGA
- a CDS encoding Fic family protein — translation MRRNNNLKLSVKNIKGKNYLYIIKSFKVNQKSISINKYVGNIENINLNDVFLKLSELDYLKLTKITDYYLKSNKESILREEQIKELEELKILFEYFADEFPDENERYAMENYVRYVHGTTAIEGNTLTLQESKILLLDRISPAGKTMREIYEVENYGRLKEFSNGYHPEISESLIKKIHEILMDNILRDPGEYRNVSVFIEKAGHEPPPAILVPEEMDTLISWINKNKSIMHPFELAVITHAKFEAIHPFVDGNGRVGRALMNLILQENGFPELFLGTKHRNDYLNSFETADRNDYRDMVSKLISIYKEEHQRIISELRSKKDLTDISELKQKYPEITAEFFRLKKRYRNSGEK, via the coding sequence GTGCGTAGAAATAACAATTTAAAACTCTCTGTTAAAAATATAAAGGGCAAAAACTACCTATATATCATTAAAAGCTTCAAAGTTAACCAAAAATCCATTAGTATCAACAAATATGTCGGAAATATTGAAAATATCAACTTAAATGACGTATTTCTAAAATTGTCTGAACTTGACTATCTAAAGTTAACAAAGATAACCGATTATTACCTCAAAAGCAATAAAGAATCAATCCTCAGAGAAGAACAGATAAAAGAACTTGAAGAGCTCAAAATTCTATTCGAATACTTTGCAGATGAATTTCCGGATGAAAACGAGAGATATGCCATGGAAAATTATGTCAGATACGTCCATGGAACAACAGCAATTGAAGGCAATACCCTGACGCTTCAGGAGTCAAAAATACTTCTCCTTGATCGGATCTCACCTGCCGGAAAAACAATGAGAGAAATATATGAAGTTGAAAATTACGGGAGATTAAAGGAATTTTCAAATGGTTATCACCCGGAAATCTCAGAGAGTCTCATAAAAAAAATTCATGAAATACTGATGGATAACATCCTGAGAGACCCCGGGGAATACAGAAATGTATCAGTATTTATTGAAAAAGCCGGACACGAACCACCGCCTGCAATACTTGTTCCGGAGGAAATGGATACTCTGATATCCTGGATTAATAAAAATAAAAGTATCATGCACCCTTTTGAACTTGCAGTAATCACACATGCAAAATTTGAGGCAATTCATCCCTTTGTAGACGGAAACGGGCGTGTGGGTCGTGCCCTGATGAATTTAATATTGCAGGAAAACGGATTTCCCGAACTTTTCCTTGGGACCAAACACAGGAACGATTATCTTAATTCGTTTGAAACGGCAGATAGAAACGACTACAGAGACATGGTATCAAAATTAATCTCAATATACAAAGAAGAGCACCAGAGAATAATATCTGAATTGAGGTCAAAAAAGGATTTGACTGACATATCAGAGCTAAAACAGAAGTACCCGGAGATCACTGCTGAGTTTTTCAGGCTAAAGAAGAGGTACAGAAATTCCGGGGAAAAATAA